The DNA sequence GGACtctcttttaatttttgttgagtggCTCAGAAATATGTTTAAAATGAACTGAATGATCCTTCAGTTGTTGCCTGCAAATTGTAATGCACTGCTTATTGCATAGCCTTGAGAAAGATAATGGGTAAAGAATGCACACATGATCCTTGGTAAAGAATGCCAAATTTGAAAGTGGTATTATTATTGTCATCattattttacttaatttttttttttttcaattttgtagTGTCATGTAGAAGGAAATTAGCGGGTTGTGCCTGTTGTGGCGAGTATGATCACCTTAATGTAACCTGCCCATTCCTAAAATATATTCCTGATGGCGCTAAAATTGGCCGTTGCTTTGAGACAATATGTCGGGGTTGTCACCATATTGGAAAGGTGTGCTGTGTTAAGAGGGGGAAGTCTGTGGGAGGATATGCTATGCTGAAGAGGTGTTGTCATTGTTTATGTATTGGTCACTGGGAGTGGGAGGACTGTGAAGATTGTCCTAGACCCAAGGACGTAGTCTATGAGAAACTTGAATACTTAGATGGGGATGGGATTTCCTCAGAGTCTGAGGATGAGGATGCATTTCGACCCCGTAATAGGGCTCCATGGGGACTATAATATACCAAAGGCAACTCGCCAAATCGATCTTCAGGTCCCCTAATTGTGTCATTTGCTAGTGCCTTCCACAACTCTAATGTATTAGTTTTGTGCCAGGTTTAAGCATGACGACAATTGTTATGTAATAACTGCGACTCCCAAATCCATTTTCTGTTTTATTGATTCTGAGACTTTTAATGTATCAGTGGCCATCAATTTTTATGCCTTTTAGAATTCTCAGTAtattttcttagttttgtgtgttttgagtAGACGGCTATATAAGGGCCAACCGGCCAACCTAGGAAGCCATGTGTGATGAGATCGGTGATGTAGCCTATTGTAGTGCT is a window from the Rosa chinensis cultivar Old Blush chromosome 2, RchiOBHm-V2, whole genome shotgun sequence genome containing:
- the LOC112187285 gene encoding uncharacterized protein LOC112187285, giving the protein MAPTRRKRTKQRAGFTSIKINKEEQKQVEASEREIADLNLGDKSKTHGSKGQESEGSGDLKGDDYLGEDVSGSKGKESKDHLRTARDDFLGIDIPVSCRRKLAGCACCGEYDHLNVTCPFLKYIPDGAKIGRCFETICRGCHHIGKVCCVKRGKSVGGYAMLKRCCHCLCIGHWEWEDCEDCPRPKDVVYEKLEYLDGDGISSESEDEDAFRPRNRAPWGL